A region from the Vigna radiata var. radiata cultivar VC1973A unplaced genomic scaffold, Vradiata_ver6 scaffold_149, whole genome shotgun sequence genome encodes:
- the LOC106780623 gene encoding senescence-specific cysteine protease SAG39-like: MVAKSQFYYILLPLLFCMGFLSFQVTCRTLQDVSMYERHEXWMNRYGIEYKDPEEREKRFRIFKENVNYIEASNNAANKPYLLGINQFADLTNEEFIARRNRFKAHMCSSTIRSTTFKYENVTAIPSAVDWRQKGAVTPVKNQGQCGCCWAFSAVAATEGIHAITTGKLISLSEQELVDCDIKGVDQGCEGGFMDDAFKFIIKNHGLDTEANYPYKGVDGKCNAKAEAIDAATITGYEDVPANNEKALQKAVANQPVSVAIDASGSDFQFYKSGVFTGSCGTELDHGVTAVGYGVSDDGSKYWLVKNSWGTEWGEEGYIRMQRGVAAQEGLCGIAMMASYPTA; this comes from the exons ATGGTTGCAAAAAGTCAGttctattatattttacttcCATTGCTTTTCTGCATGGGATTCTTGAGTTTCCAAGTCACATGTCGCACCCTCCAAGATGTGTCGATGTATGAGAGACATGAACANTGGATGAATCGTTATGGCATAGAGTACAAGGACCCTGAGGAAAGGGAAAAACGTTTCAGAATATTTAAGGAAAATGTGAATTACATCGAAGCCTCCAACAATGCAGCAAATAAACCTTATCTTCTAGGCATTAACCAATTTGCAGACCTCACCAACGAGGAGTTCATAGCACGCAGAAATAGGTTCAAGGCCCACATGTGTTCCTCAACCATAAGGTCAACCacttttaagtatgaaaatgtGACTGCAATTCCTTCTGCAGTGGACTGGAGGCAAAAGGGTGCAGTTACACCCGTGAAGAACCAAGGTCAATGTG GATGTTGTTGGGCGTTTTCCGCGGTTGCAGCAACGGAAGGAATTCATGCAATCACTACTGGGAAACTGATTTCTTTATCTGAGCAAGAACTTGTTGATTGTGACATAAAAGGTGTGGACCAGGGTTGTGAAGGTGGATTTATGGATGATGCTTTCAAATTCATCATTAAAAATCATGGACTCGACACCGAAGCGAATTACCCCTACAAGGGTGTTGATGGAAAATGCAATGCAAAGGCAGAAGCCATCGATGCTGCAACCATTACTGGGTACGAGGATGTCCCAGCAAACAATGAGAAGGCACTGCAAAAGGCTGTGGCCAATCAACCAGTTTCTGTAGCCATTGATGCCAGTGGTTCTGACTTTCAATTTTACAAGAGTGGTGTCTTCACTGGTTCTTGTGGAACTGAATTGGATCACGGTGTGACTGCTGTGGGATATGGTGTTAGTGATGATGGGAGCAAGTATTGGTTAGTTAAGAACTCATGGGGAACGGAGTGGGGTGAAGAAGGTTACATTAGGATGCAAAGAGGTGTAGCTGCTCAAGAAGGACTATGTGGCATAGCTATGATGGCATCTTATCCTACTGCATAA
- the LOC106780633 gene encoding uncharacterized protein LOC106780633 — protein MAEELPSAIPQSQGSSMKKRPSKKDKLWLEDYLHLLHSRQTLHLTVNQLNQVIRIHGFKKIHHAPKKVLVEAVESLDLVDVPRSTMRDSVSAFAAVAVEDVLADLAELKWQECCETSVERISFSEGKSVLPTSSDESFRVTSQSKRMDKIRDLIPEDSRRSLKPTKMVPKRKRSKVASTLDSASLASC, from the exons ATGGCAGAAGAATTACCATCCGCGATTCCGCAATCGCAAGGAAGCTCCATGAAGAAACGGCCTTCGAAGAAAGACAAACTATGGCTGGAGGACTATCTCCATCTCCTTCATTCTCGCCAAACGCTTCACCTAACAGTCAATCAACTTAACCAG GTCATCCGCATTCACGGCTTCAAGAAAATCCACCACGCTCCCAAG AAGGTGCTAGTCGAGGCGGTGGAGTCGCTGGATCTTGTAGATGTGCCGCGTTCGACCATGCGTGACAGCGTGTCGGCGTTTGCGGCGGTGGCAGTGGAGGACGTGTTGGCAGATTTGGCAGAGCTCAAATGGCAAGAGTGCTGCGAAACCTCCGTCGAGAGAATCAGTTTCTCCGAAGGAAAGAGCGTGTTGCCTACTTCATCTGATGAGAGCTTTCGTGTCACGAGCCAGTCAAAGAGGATGGACAAAATCCGTGACTTAATACCTGAAGATTCCCGGAGAAGCCTGAAACCGACAAAAATGGTGCCAAAGCGTAAGAGGAGTAAGGTTGCCTCAACTTTAGATTCCGCTTCTCTCGCTTCCTGCTGA